The Oceaniferula marina sequence AAGCTCGGTTTCGGACTTCGGAGTGATTTTACCAACGAGAATGTCGCCAGGCTTCACCTCCGCACCGATGCGGATGATGCCGTCGTGGTCGAGGTTTCTCAAAGCTTCATCACCGACGTTCGGGATATCACGGGTAATTTCTTCAGGTCCGAGCTTGGTGTCACGGGCGACACACTCGAACTCAGAAATGTGGATGGAGGTAAAGACATCTTCCTTCACCACTTTTTCGGAAATCACGATGGCATCCTCAAAGTTGTATCCATTCCATGGCATGAAGGCCACCAGCACGTTGCGTCCGAGGGCCAACTCACCACCTTCGGTGTTTGGTCCGTCGGCGAGCACATCACCAGTCTTCACCTTGTCTCCTCGGTTGATGATCGGCTTCTGGTTCATGCAGGTTCCGGAGTTGGAACGCATGAACTTACGCATCGGATAAGCGAAGATCCCTTTGGCAGGATTGCTCTTCACCGCGGTCATGTCGCTGAGGAATTTCTCATCGGAAAGCGGTAATTCACCATCTTTGGTGGTGATGATCACCTCGGCGGTGGCAGCTGCCACGATGCCGTCGGCTTCGGCCACAACCACAGCGCGGGAGTCTTCCGCAGCCTTGGCTTCGAGTCCGGTTCCGACCAGTGGGGCATCAGAGATCAACAATGGCACCCCCTGGCGTTGCATGTTTGCACCCATCAATGCGCGGTTGGCGTCATCGTGCTCAAGGAAAGGAATAATACCGGCGGCCACGGAAACGAGCTGTTTCGGTGACACATCCATGTATTCCACCGTGTTGGGATCCACTTCGATAAACTCACCACGCTCACGGGCGGTGATTTTTTCGGTCAGGAAGTTCCCATCCTTGTCGATCGGGTTGTTTGCCTGGGCAATCAGGAAGTCTTCCTCCTGGTCAGCAGTTACATACTCGATCTGGTTGGTCACCTTACCATCCTTCACCCGGCGGTAGGGAGTCTCGATAAATCCAAACTCGTTGATGCGTGCGTAGGTGCAGAGTGAGTTGATCAGACCAATGTTGGGGCCCTCAGGAGTCTCAATCGGGCAAATACGACCGTAGTGCGAGGTGTGAACGTCACGCACCTCGAATCCGGCGCGGTCTCGGTTCAGACCACCAGGTCCGAGAGCGGAAAGACGACGTTTGTGAGTCAGCTCAGCCAGTGGGTTCGTCTGGTCCATGAACTGAGACAACTGACTGCGACCAAAGAAATCGCGAATCACAGCACTCAGGGCTTTCGGGTTGATCAGCTTCTGAGGTGTCATGCCCTCAAGGTTGACATCAAACAGAGTCATACGCTCTTTGACCAAGCGCTCGGTGCGGGCAAGACCCACGCGGCACTGGTTACCGAGCAATTCACCCACGGCACGCACACGGCGTGATCCAAGGTGGTCGATATCGTCGAGCATGCCGTCGCCTTTCTTCAGGCCAAGCAAGTATTTGACAGCACCGAGGAAGTCTTCAGGCACCATGATCCGAGCGTTCGAATCGATGTTGAGTTTGAGCTTCTGGTTAATTTTATAACGACCGACGCGTGTGAGGTCGTAACGTTTCTCGTCGAAGAACAGGCGGTGAAGCAGGGCCTTCGAGTTGGTGCTGGTTGGAGGATCACCAGGGCGTAACTTACGATAAATGTCCTTCAGGGCGGACTCTTCATCATGCGCGGGGTCTTTTTTGAGGGATTTCAGCAGCACTTCGTCTTCGCGTCCGTCAATCACCTCGATGTGCTTGTGCCCGAGTTCCATCAGGGTGCGAACCACACCAATGGTCAGTGGCTCATAGGCCTTGGCAATGACAATCTCATCGTCGAGAATGTCTTCGAATGGAAGCTTGTTGGCGAGTTCCTCTTCGTCGAGTTTCTCGCTGAGCTTGAGCTTTTCAATGTTGTAGAACTGCTCGCAAAGGTCGCGGTCCGTTGGCCATCCCATGGCACGCAAGAAGGTCGTAGCGAGGAACTTCCGGCGGCGGCGGCGGCGGTCAAGGTAGACGTAGAGCAGGTCGTTGGTGTCAAACTGGGTCTCAAGCCAGGATCCGCGGTCAGGAATGATCCGGAACGAATGCAGTGTCTTGCCATTCAAGTGCTGCGATGTTTCGAAGCAAATACCAGGCGAACGGTGAAGCTGGGAAACGATCACGCGCTCAGCGCCGTTAATCACAAAGGTTCCACGGCGGGTCATCATCGGCATTTCGCCCATGTAGACTTTTTCTTTTTTATTTCCAGACTCATCCTTGAGCTTGAACGTCACATAGAGGGCGGCACTGAAGGTCTCCCCCGTTTGCAAGGATTCCAGAGCTGTGGATTTGGGCTCTTGAATCTCATAAGAAATGAATTCCAAAGTAATTGCCTCATCATAGCTTTTGATGGGGAAAATTTCACGGAATACTGCCTGAAGTCCATAGTCCTCACGCTGCGAAGCGGGGATGGATTTTTGCAAAAAGTCCTCGTAGGACTTGCTTTGAACCTCGATCAAATTCGGGGGTTCGATAACTTCCTCAATCGTTCCGTAGTAGCGTCGTTCGGCCATAATAAATAGTGGGTATGAGCTTGGTTGGGCTGTGTATACACGGAAAAACACGCGTGTTTTTTAGAGAACTGCCGAGAGGCAGATTTGCCCGCACTGTTACCAGTCCGGGCGATTCTCATGACGCGATGTCTTTCAGTAATATTTTATTGGGTGGTTTCCAGGAAACGTCTTTCCCGGGTTCTTGAGCGGATTTCAAACATATCCATCCTGTCGACTGGGTGGTTATGTCTGAAGGCCGCTCATAGAACGGTGTGCTTTGCTTGTTTTGAAAAAGTCGTCAGTGCCTACGTTTGACCTTTCGGTTTTTTGTGATGGCTTGCAGACTTGTTTGAATGGTAATGAGCTGGATCGATGGCTGACCTGTGTGTGGTGGATGGTAATCCAGGGCCACCACACACAAAGAAAGCCTTTGATGTGTAGAATTGGGATCTACTTAAGCTCAACCTTGGCACCAGCTTCTTCAAGCGCAGCCTTGGCTTTTTCAGCGTCTTCCTTGGAAGCGCCTTCAAGGACGGGTGCAGGTGCACTCTCGACCAGCTTCTTAGCGTCAGCAAGTCCAAGTCCGGTAGCGATGCCACGGACGGCCTTAATGACAGCGATCTTACCGGCTCCGGCGTCAGTAAGGACGACGTCGAATTCGGTTTTTTCCTCGGCAGCTTCAGCAGCGGCACCAGGTGCAGCAACTGCAACAGCAGCAGCAGGAGCGGCGGCGGAAACGCCCCACTCTTCTTCGAGGGATTTTACAAGCTCAGCGGCTTCAAGCACGGTGAGTTTGCCCAGTTCTTCAGCGATTTTAGTAATATCAGCCATTGTTTTATTCTCCTAGTTGGTTTCGTCGCGCCCGGAGCTTCCGGACATTTCAGCTCTTATGCCTAAGATCCGACGATGGAACCTTATTTGTATCAGGTGCTACTCTGGAGGGAGTAACACCATCCGTTCAGATTGTTGTTGTAAACATGCTCAGCCGGCTTGAGCCAACTGAGCATGGAAATGATTAAGCTTCGTCTCCGTGCTTCGCCTTGATGACGCGAGCAAGAGATGCAGCTGGCTCGTTGATCGTGCGCACCAGCTTGGAGGCAGGAGCGTTGATGACACCGAGCAACTGGGCGAGCAGAACTTCGCGAGACGGAAGGTCGGCCAGAGCCTTGACTTGGTCAGAGTCGATCACATCGCCGTCGAGGATACCGACTTTGACGTCCAGCTTCTTGGATTTCTTAGCGAACTCCTTCACAGCCTTGGCTGCGGCGCAAACATCGGATTCGCCGGTGACGAATGCGGTTTGTCCGAGCAGCTGATCGCTGATGTCGGGTAATTCTGCATTTTCAAGCGCTTTGCGCATGTAAGTGTTCTTGGCAACGTGGCACTCGGCTCCGTTTTCGCTCAGGTTACCGCGGAGTTCATTGAACTCGGGCACGGTCATACCGGTGTAATCAACCACCAGAACGAAAGGCGATGAGTTAACGCGCTCAAAAAGCTCGTCGATGATGTACTTCTTATCAGGATTCATGGTCTCTTTCTCCTTGGTTGGTTAGTTGATAGCGTAAAGGGATGACTCAAGAGCAACTCCAGGGGACATACATGCCGCGATGGTGACGTTCTGAATATAGTTCCCTTTGGCGGATGCAGGCTTGGCTTTGACCAAACTTTCGATCAGGGCGTTGGCATTCTCGATGATCTTGTCATTGTCGAAGGATGCCTTGCCAATAGCAGCAGAAACGTTGCCATTTTTGTCGAGTTTGTAGTCGATCCGACCAGCTTTCACAGCTTGCACAGCCGCGGCAGTGTCTTCGGTGACAGTCCCGGTCTTCGGGTTAGGCATCAGACCGCGTGGTCCGAGCACACGGGCGATCTTACGAACTTCGAGCATCGCATCAGGAGTGGCGACGGCAGCATCGAAATCGGTGAATCCACCTTGCACTTTCTTAATCAAGTCCTCAAGTCCGACTTCGTCAGCTCCAGCATCCTGGGCTGCTTTGGCGGCGTCGCCCTGGGCGAACACAACGACCTTGACTTGCTTACCGGTGCCGTGTGGCAGGGCCACAGAGCCACGGACCATCTGGTCGCTCTTGCGGGGGTCGACCCCGAGTTTGAATGAAAGCGTGACAGTGGCGTCAAACTTAGGTGCGGGGAAGCTCTTGATGACTCCCACCGCGTCTTCGAGGCCGTATTGCTTGTCGGAATCGACAAGCTCGGCCGCCTTTTGGTAGCGTTTGCTTTTCTTGCTCATGGTTTTGGTTGCAGTGCGGGCGGAGCGGATCATGATCCGGCTCCTCCTGCGGGTTTGGTTTTGGTAGTTCCGGTAGAAACCGTTACTACAAATTACATTCCGGTGACTTCAAGTCCCATCTGGCGAGCGGTGCCAGCCAAAATCTTAGCTGCTTGCTCGGGGTCGTTGGTGTTGAGGTCGGAAATTTTGATGTTCACAACTTCCATCAGTTGTTCTTTGGAGATGGTGCCGCACTTGGTTTTGTTTGGCTCTCCGGATCCCGAAGCGATCTTGGCTGCTTTCTTCAAAAGAACGGCTGCCGGTGGCTGCTTGGTGATAAAGGTGAACGAAGCGTCTTTGTAGACCGTGATGACCGTGGGAAGGAGGTCACCAGCTTGTTTTTGAGTCGCGGCATTAAAGTCCTTACAGAACTGCATGATGTTCACTCCTGCCTGACCGAGTGCCGGTCCAACGGGTGGTGATGGGTTTGCTTGTCCTGCCTGAATTTGCAGTTTGAGGACGGATTTAACTTCCTTGGCCATGGTGGTGTTACTTGGTTAATTAGTTGGTATGGTTAAATGATTCCGCTATTTCGCGGCAACATTAGAGATTGTTGGCTTAGCCTTTTTCAACTTGCCAGGCTTCGAGTTCCACGGGAGTGGCCCGACCGAAAATGGTCACCGAGACGAGCAACTTACCGGTATCGTGGTCGATTTCTTCGATGACACCTGTCTGACCCTCAAATGGTCCGTCGTTGACACTGACGGTATCGCCGATTTCAAAGCTGATGGCTGGGCGGATGCTTTCTTCGCGCTCTTTGATCTGGTTGAGCATGCCGTCCACCTCACGTTGACGCATGGGGAGTGGCTTGTCCTTGGTGCCGGCAAAACCAATCACGCCGTCCATCTCCTTGATAAAATACCATGAACGATCCACCAGACTTCCGTCTTCTTGGAAGAGCTTCATGTTGACGATGATGTATCCGGGGAAGAACTTGCGTTTGGTTTCGATTTTTTTACCTTTACGGTTTTCTTCAACTCGCTCCTGGGGAACAAGCACTTCGAAGATCAAGTCGCCCATCTCTTCCGCCTCGACTTGGCGTTGAATACGATCTCGCACTTTCTGCTCCTGTCCGGAGAGAACGTGAACGACAAACCATTGTTTGCGGGCTTCGGGAAAGGCTGGCATGAATTAAATGGGTGGTAAAAGTGAATCTAAGGATTTTAAAACCGTGCCTGTCAGGTGCATTCTCGATGCACAAACAGGTAAGGGCTTGGGGACGAATCCGTGTTACTGGCCGATGCTGGTCAGGAGGCCGAGAAGCTTGGTCGAGATAACGTCAAACAAGGAAACGTATCCGGCGAGCAAGATCATGGCTACGAGCACCACGAT is a genomic window containing:
- the rpoB gene encoding DNA-directed RNA polymerase subunit beta, with the translated sequence MAERRYYGTIEEVIEPPNLIEVQSKSYEDFLQKSIPASQREDYGLQAVFREIFPIKSYDEAITLEFISYEIQEPKSTALESLQTGETFSAALYVTFKLKDESGNKKEKVYMGEMPMMTRRGTFVINGAERVIVSQLHRSPGICFETSQHLNGKTLHSFRIIPDRGSWLETQFDTNDLLYVYLDRRRRRRKFLATTFLRAMGWPTDRDLCEQFYNIEKLKLSEKLDEEELANKLPFEDILDDEIVIAKAYEPLTIGVVRTLMELGHKHIEVIDGREDEVLLKSLKKDPAHDEESALKDIYRKLRPGDPPTSTNSKALLHRLFFDEKRYDLTRVGRYKINQKLKLNIDSNARIMVPEDFLGAVKYLLGLKKGDGMLDDIDHLGSRRVRAVGELLGNQCRVGLARTERLVKERMTLFDVNLEGMTPQKLINPKALSAVIRDFFGRSQLSQFMDQTNPLAELTHKRRLSALGPGGLNRDRAGFEVRDVHTSHYGRICPIETPEGPNIGLINSLCTYARINEFGFIETPYRRVKDGKVTNQIEYVTADQEEDFLIAQANNPIDKDGNFLTEKITARERGEFIEVDPNTVEYMDVSPKQLVSVAAGIIPFLEHDDANRALMGANMQRQGVPLLISDAPLVGTGLEAKAAEDSRAVVVAEADGIVAAATAEVIITTKDGELPLSDEKFLSDMTAVKSNPAKGIFAYPMRKFMRSNSGTCMNQKPIINRGDKVKTGDVLADGPNTEGGELALGRNVLVAFMPWNGYNFEDAIVISEKVVKEDVFTSIHISEFECVARDTKLGPEEITRDIPNVGDEALRNLDHDGIIRIGAEVKPGDILVGKITPKSETELAPEERLLRAIFGEKAADVKDTSLRVPSGCVGIVQDIRIVTHGLARKRENELDPTKLKKQVKKINDDYKKKKDRLTEQLTEKLSDILLGEKIPLDVVNAQSGEIIIPANRKITKTLLRKLAAIFDHIEIDPSPIRNKILEIISSFEGRFSELDTDRERRLDQLESGEEVDPGAVKEVKVFIAAKRKLSVGDKMAGRHGNKGVVATIVPEADMPFLEDGTPVEICLNPLGVPSRMNVGQLLETHLGVAAKALGFTVATPIFDGIPEDEIWKFMGEAKKVDGFEMVGENGKARKRKKDEKPTDGFTWIGDGKDGSTAGKSTLYDGRTGEAFQNPVVVGMIYMLKLGHLVADKIHARAVGPYSLVTQQPLGGKAQYGGQRFGEMEVWALEAYGAAYTLQEILTVKSDDVQGRTRIYEAIVKGDNTLEAGTPESFNVLMKEMQSLCLDVRPGTGGAPKQGGSEFSLDDLTL
- the rplL gene encoding 50S ribosomal protein L7/L12, with protein sequence MADITKIAEELGKLTVLEAAELVKSLEEEWGVSAAAPAAAVAVAAPGAAAEAAEEKTEFDVVLTDAGAGKIAVIKAVRGIATGLGLADAKKLVESAPAPVLEGASKEDAEKAKAALEEAGAKVELK
- the rplJ gene encoding 50S ribosomal protein L10, encoding MNPDKKYIIDELFERVNSSPFVLVVDYTGMTVPEFNELRGNLSENGAECHVAKNTYMRKALENAELPDISDQLLGQTAFVTGESDVCAAAKAVKEFAKKSKKLDVKVGILDGDVIDSDQVKALADLPSREVLLAQLLGVINAPASKLVRTINEPAASLARVIKAKHGDEA
- the rplA gene encoding 50S ribosomal protein L1, producing the protein MSKKSKRYQKAAELVDSDKQYGLEDAVGVIKSFPAPKFDATVTLSFKLGVDPRKSDQMVRGSVALPHGTGKQVKVVVFAQGDAAKAAQDAGADEVGLEDLIKKVQGGFTDFDAAVATPDAMLEVRKIARVLGPRGLMPNPKTGTVTEDTAAAVQAVKAGRIDYKLDKNGNVSAAIGKASFDNDKIIENANALIESLVKAKPASAKGNYIQNVTIAACMSPGVALESSLYAIN
- the rplK gene encoding 50S ribosomal protein L11 — protein: MAKEVKSVLKLQIQAGQANPSPPVGPALGQAGVNIMQFCKDFNAATQKQAGDLLPTVITVYKDASFTFITKQPPAAVLLKKAAKIASGSGEPNKTKCGTISKEQLMEVVNIKISDLNTNDPEQAAKILAGTARQMGLEVTGM
- the nusG gene encoding transcription termination/antitermination protein NusG; amino-acid sequence: MPAFPEARKQWFVVHVLSGQEQKVRDRIQRQVEAEEMGDLIFEVLVPQERVEENRKGKKIETKRKFFPGYIIVNMKLFQEDGSLVDRSWYFIKEMDGVIGFAGTKDKPLPMRQREVDGMLNQIKEREESIRPAISFEIGDTVSVNDGPFEGQTGVIEEIDHDTGKLLVSVTIFGRATPVELEAWQVEKG